One window of Corynebacterium sp. P3-F1 genomic DNA carries:
- the ykgO gene encoding type B 50S ribosomal protein L36 yields MKVRKSLRSLKNKPGAQVVRRHGKVYVINKKDPRFKARQG; encoded by the coding sequence ATGAAGGTCCGTAAGTCCCTTCGGTCGCTGAAGAACAAGCCGGGCGCTCAGGTTGTCCGCCGCCACGGCAAGGTGTACGTGATCAACAAGAAGGATCCGCGCTTCAAGGCTCGTCAGGGCTAG
- the nrdH gene encoding glutaredoxin-like protein NrdH, giving the protein MSITLYTKPACVQCNATKKALDRAGLQYTTVDISMDDSARDYVMALGYLQAPVVEVDGDHWSGFRPDRIRTLAEGAA; this is encoded by the coding sequence ATGTCGATCACCCTTTACACCAAGCCGGCCTGCGTCCAGTGCAATGCGACGAAGAAGGCGCTCGACCGTGCAGGTCTGCAGTACACCACCGTGGACATTTCCATGGACGATTCCGCCCGCGACTACGTCATGGCGCTCGGTTACCTGCAGGCCCCGGTTGTGGAGGTTGATGGGGATCACTGGTCTGGTTTCCGCCCGGACCGGATCCGCACGCTCGCCGAGGGTGCTGCGTAA
- a CDS encoding CrcB family protein, whose translation MTDLTPRTPQFQGPDGVVGSHLLEALSTGDGARTVFLLFVLVGFGAFLGGLARWALSVALPGTVGTFAANMVGSAVLGFSAAMPVMWPAFLGAGFGGAVSTLSTMAKEMGGMVAQKQWWPLTRYVLLTCALGVASAWFGLRYGLRVIPPF comes from the coding sequence ATGACCGACCTGACACCCCGTACTCCCCAATTCCAGGGCCCCGACGGTGTTGTCGGCTCCCACCTGCTTGAAGCCCTGAGCACCGGCGATGGTGCGCGCACCGTCTTCCTGCTGTTTGTCCTCGTCGGCTTCGGCGCATTCCTCGGCGGACTAGCCCGCTGGGCGCTGAGCGTCGCACTGCCCGGAACCGTGGGCACATTCGCCGCGAACATGGTCGGCTCCGCCGTCCTCGGATTCTCCGCCGCCATGCCGGTGATGTGGCCGGCGTTCCTCGGCGCCGGATTCGGCGGTGCCGTGTCCACCCTGTCCACGATGGCAAAAGAAATGGGCGGCATGGTGGCGCAGAAGCAGTGGTGGCCGCTCACCCGCTATGTCCTGCTCACCTGCGCCCTCGGTGTCGCCTCGGCGTGGTTCGGGTTGCGGTACGGGCTGCGGGTGATCCCGCCGTTCTAG
- a CDS encoding thioredoxin domain-containing protein — MASSKPKTTKGSTKVVNPNTGGSKGFLWVLLALLLIGALVIGLIVYNGRGAQSDRQAEKIQNVDGVNMEFTDNTFTLSGEGADGAKEAALYEDFSCHYCAELAEKTDDKMLDKIKSGELTVKIHPMIFLDGTGGQYNPGHSTHTLAAVLALAEKGETEAYWNLRKALLEQQQSLYGSADANTLADMAKDFGASKDAVEAIRNGDYEEKAKEVGVANEQDLEDKTGELSSPRVLVDGKDVESNPLENWIDDLLAS, encoded by the coding sequence TTGGCTTCCTCCAAGCCGAAAACGACAAAGGGCTCCACGAAGGTGGTCAACCCGAACACCGGCGGTAGCAAGGGCTTCTTGTGGGTGCTTCTCGCCCTGTTGCTCATTGGCGCGCTGGTGATTGGCCTGATCGTGTACAACGGCCGCGGTGCGCAGTCCGACCGTCAGGCAGAGAAGATCCAAAACGTCGACGGCGTGAACATGGAATTCACCGACAATACCTTCACGCTGAGCGGCGAGGGCGCGGACGGTGCGAAGGAAGCAGCCCTCTACGAGGATTTCTCCTGCCACTACTGCGCGGAACTGGCTGAGAAGACCGACGACAAAATGCTGGACAAGATCAAGTCCGGTGAGCTCACGGTGAAGATCCACCCGATGATCTTCCTCGACGGAACGGGCGGGCAGTACAACCCGGGCCATTCCACCCACACGCTCGCAGCGGTGCTCGCGCTCGCCGAGAAGGGCGAGACTGAGGCCTACTGGAATCTGCGCAAGGCTCTCCTCGAGCAGCAGCAAAGCCTGTACGGCAGCGCTGACGCGAACACGCTGGCCGACATGGCGAAGGACTTCGGTGCGTCCAAGGATGCAGTTGAGGCTATCCGCAACGGCGATTATGAGGAGAAGGCCAAAGAAGTCGGCGTGGCAAACGAGCAGGACTTGGAGGACAAGACCGGCGAGCTGTCCTCCCCGCGCGTGCTTGTCGACGGCAAGGATGTCGAGTCTAACCCCCTCGAGAACTGGATCGACGACCTCCTGGCTAGCTAA
- a CDS encoding fructosamine kinase family protein has translation MSNARDEAFAAGDVFVKQGSAPGAAAAEAAYLRWLREGSAAVVEVIELDEGANTVTIERVDSARPTADAAREAGRELAAIHAMGADAFGAPADGWDGPNFIGRAQQECRPVERWAEFYTAQRVLPFAEKANRRGNVDAGGLETVKRACNALLDEDENAPLARIHGDLWAGNLLFSSTGPRFIDPAAHGGHPLTDIAMLELFGAPHLSAIIEGYLAAGGALGNAFGGDWERRIPIHQLHPLAVHAYTHGPSYGSALVRAAEETLRLVR, from the coding sequence ATGTCGAACGCACGCGATGAGGCCTTTGCTGCAGGCGATGTCTTTGTGAAGCAGGGCAGTGCGCCCGGTGCGGCCGCGGCGGAAGCCGCGTACCTTCGGTGGCTACGAGAGGGATCCGCCGCCGTGGTCGAGGTCATCGAGTTGGATGAGGGCGCGAACACCGTCACCATCGAGCGCGTCGACAGCGCCCGTCCGACTGCCGATGCCGCACGTGAAGCAGGGCGCGAGCTTGCCGCGATCCACGCGATGGGCGCCGATGCGTTCGGTGCTCCAGCCGACGGCTGGGACGGCCCCAATTTCATCGGCCGCGCGCAGCAAGAGTGCAGGCCGGTAGAGCGGTGGGCGGAGTTCTACACGGCACAGCGTGTGCTGCCTTTCGCAGAGAAAGCCAACCGCAGGGGGAATGTGGACGCGGGCGGTCTTGAAACGGTCAAACGGGCCTGTAATGCGCTGCTCGACGAGGATGAAAACGCACCGCTCGCACGTATCCACGGCGACTTGTGGGCTGGCAACCTGTTGTTCTCATCGACCGGACCGCGGTTTATCGACCCGGCGGCGCACGGAGGTCACCCGCTGACGGACATCGCCATGCTCGAGCTCTTTGGAGCGCCGCATTTGAGCGCAATTATCGAGGGCTACCTAGCCGCCGGTGGCGCTCTCGGCAATGCATTTGGCGGGGACTGGGAGCGGCGTATTCCGATCCACCAGCTCCACCCGCTCGCAGTCCACGCCTATACCCATGGTCCGAGCTACGGTTCAGCGCTGGTGCGGGCGGCGGAGGAAACGCTGCGGCTCGTCCGCTAG
- a CDS encoding CrcB family protein, whose amino-acid sequence MVDAALKEGLAIGFGASFGALARFAFTPLMAPEPPAEIIIIFVINFIGCFLMGRFDPGPFFGRGMIGGFTTFSAVSFLAMQSSALIALLFMGGTMIIGLAAWELGNALRHRRARPAEVTP is encoded by the coding sequence GTGGTTGACGCAGCACTCAAGGAAGGCCTCGCGATCGGGTTCGGCGCATCCTTCGGCGCCCTCGCCCGCTTTGCCTTCACACCGCTGATGGCTCCCGAGCCGCCCGCCGAAATCATCATCATCTTCGTGATCAACTTCATCGGCTGCTTCCTCATGGGGCGCTTCGACCCGGGCCCGTTCTTCGGGCGTGGCATGATCGGCGGCTTCACCACATTCTCCGCTGTATCGTTCTTGGCCATGCAATCCAGCGCTTTGATCGCGCTGCTCTTCATGGGCGGGACCATGATCATCGGGCTCGCGGCATGGGAGCTGGGCAACGCTTTGCGGCACCGACGCGCCCGCCCCGCGGAGGTGACTCCATGA
- a CDS encoding methylated-DNA--[protein]-cysteine S-methyltransferase yields MDELQFHEIDSPIGRIGVVVSPAGVAKVLFESDDIDAEREKIGAEAVVPLAAAQLSEYFSGQRREFTVPLDFRFATGFREEVLRELARVPYGQTTTYRELAKKVGNPKAVRAVGGACANNPLPLLVPCHRVLRVDGELGGYRGGSEMKRFLLGLEGIDVERTR; encoded by the coding sequence ATGGATGAGCTTCAGTTCCACGAGATTGATTCGCCGATCGGCCGGATCGGTGTGGTTGTGTCGCCGGCGGGGGTGGCGAAGGTGCTCTTCGAGTCCGACGACATCGACGCAGAGCGGGAGAAGATCGGCGCAGAGGCGGTCGTGCCGTTGGCAGCGGCCCAACTGTCCGAATATTTCTCGGGGCAGCGCCGCGAATTCACTGTGCCGTTGGACTTCCGTTTCGCCACCGGCTTCCGGGAGGAAGTGCTGCGCGAGCTGGCCCGAGTGCCGTACGGCCAGACCACGACCTACCGCGAGTTGGCGAAAAAAGTGGGCAACCCGAAAGCCGTTCGCGCTGTGGGCGGCGCTTGCGCGAATAATCCGTTGCCGCTGCTCGTGCCATGCCACCGCGTGCTGCGCGTGGACGGTGAACTCGGCGGATACCGCGGCGGCTCCGAGATGAAGCGTTTCTTGCTCGGATTAGAGGGAATCGATGTCGAACGCACGCGATGA
- the nadE gene encoding ammonia-dependent NAD(+) synthetase, whose amino-acid sequence MSLESDTTSDATSGTPTAAPTAHQFEHPSHDAIGATQQEIIAALGIQPVIAPAGEVARRVDFLVDYLEKTGAKGYVLGISGGQDSTLAGKLAQLAVEKTREQGREATFVAVRLPHGVQADEDDAQLALDFIQPDRRVTVDIEPATTVLASQVAKGLELNKLSDFNKGNVKARLRMTAQYAIAGELGLLVVGTDHAAENLTGFFTKFGDGAADLIPLAGLNKRQGAQLLAHLEADKRLYEKVPTADLEEDRPALPDEEALGVTYTQIDDYLEGTLIDASAADRLEHLWAVGQHKRHLSPGPAETWWR is encoded by the coding sequence ATGTCACTCGAGTCCGACACTACTTCTGACGCTACTTCCGGCACACCCACCGCCGCACCTACCGCACACCAGTTCGAACACCCGTCCCACGACGCGATCGGGGCCACCCAACAGGAAATCATTGCTGCTCTGGGGATCCAACCCGTCATCGCTCCCGCCGGGGAGGTCGCCCGGCGCGTGGATTTCCTCGTCGACTACTTGGAAAAGACTGGTGCGAAGGGCTACGTTCTAGGCATTTCAGGCGGCCAGGACTCGACGCTCGCGGGCAAGCTCGCGCAATTGGCAGTGGAGAAGACACGGGAACAGGGACGCGAGGCCACATTCGTCGCCGTGCGTCTCCCCCACGGCGTGCAGGCGGACGAGGACGACGCCCAGCTCGCTCTCGACTTCATCCAGCCCGACCGTCGCGTCACCGTCGACATCGAACCAGCAACGACCGTGCTCGCTAGCCAGGTCGCCAAAGGTCTTGAACTGAACAAGCTCAGCGACTTCAACAAGGGCAACGTCAAAGCCCGCCTGCGCATGACCGCCCAGTACGCCATCGCCGGCGAACTGGGCCTCCTGGTAGTCGGCACCGACCACGCGGCGGAGAACCTCACCGGCTTCTTCACCAAATTCGGCGACGGCGCGGCCGATCTCATCCCCCTTGCCGGACTGAACAAGCGCCAGGGCGCACAACTTCTAGCGCACCTCGAGGCGGACAAGCGCCTCTATGAGAAGGTGCCCACCGCCGACCTGGAGGAAGACCGCCCGGCACTTCCTGACGAGGAAGCACTCGGAGTCACGTACACCCAGATCGACGACTACCTCGAGGGCACGCTTATCGACGCCTCCGCCGCCGACCGCCTCGAACACCTCTGGGCCGTCGGCCAGCATAAGCGCCACCTGTCACCCGGCCCCGCCGAGACCTGGTGGCGCTAG
- a CDS encoding DoxX family protein, protein MTTKQDVQMAEAQPLEVPEEGQVERGAGETSRSEFMLDALSALARFGLALMWIYSGSTKLGNHMTVTQSIEAYEIFTPYWSSLLANIIGPAEIAGGLILLLGIKIRPAGWVSFGVLVLFIIGLSSAHHRGLQLDCGCFGPQPDSNAGDLLWAIARDIGLIAVTLFMIYRPFKKFALYP, encoded by the coding sequence GTGACAACCAAGCAGGACGTGCAGATGGCCGAGGCCCAACCGCTGGAAGTCCCCGAGGAGGGGCAGGTGGAACGGGGGGCGGGGGAGACGTCGAGAAGCGAATTCATGCTCGACGCTCTCTCTGCTCTCGCGCGCTTCGGCCTGGCTCTGATGTGGATCTACTCGGGTTCGACGAAGCTGGGCAACCACATGACCGTGACGCAGAGCATCGAAGCGTACGAGATTTTCACGCCGTACTGGTCCAGTCTGCTCGCCAACATCATCGGCCCGGCGGAAATCGCCGGCGGGCTGATACTGCTGCTGGGCATCAAGATCCGCCCAGCAGGGTGGGTGTCGTTCGGCGTACTCGTCCTGTTTATCATCGGCCTGAGCTCCGCTCACCACCGGGGACTGCAGCTCGACTGCGGCTGTTTCGGGCCCCAACCCGACAGCAACGCCGGCGACTTGTTGTGGGCTATTGCCCGCGACATCGGCCTGATCGCCGTAACGCTATTCATGATTTACCGGCCGTTTAAGAAATTCGCGCTGTACCCGTAA
- the pgm gene encoding phosphoglucomutase (alpha-D-glucose-1,6-bisphosphate-dependent): MAHTRAGQQALPEDLIDIAEVVTAYYTRDIDAADPDQQVAFGTSGHRGSSLDNAFNEQHIWATTQAIVDYRRENNIGGPVYIGRDTHALSEPAMVSALEVLIANGIEVLVDAAGRYTPTPAVSHAILAHNAKLAGGVTGTDPKRADGIVITPSHNPPRDGGFKYNPPSGGPADTDATDWIAARANDYLAKGLDGVARTPVSGVLDERAGRHPFMDNYVADLPNVVDIDAIRESGLGIGADPMGGASVDYWGAIAEAHNLNLTVVNPEVDATWRFMTLDTDGKIRMDCSSPNSMASLVANRDKYDIATGNDADADRHGIVTPDAGLMNPNHYLAVAIEYLFSHREGWGEDTAVGKTLVSSSMIDRVVASLGRELVEVPVGFKWFVPGLIDGTVGFGGEESAGASFLRKDGTVWSTDKDGLIMDLLASEITAVTGKTPSQRYAELEAEFGAPVYARTDAEANREQKATLKKLSPDQVEATTLAGDEITAKLTEAPGNGAAIGGLKVTTDNAWFAARPSGTEDKYKIYAESFKGQEHLEQVQQEAQDVVRAVLGE; the protein is encoded by the coding sequence ATGGCGCACACGAGAGCCGGCCAACAAGCACTTCCGGAGGATCTCATCGATATCGCGGAGGTAGTCACCGCCTACTACACGCGAGACATCGACGCCGCAGACCCGGACCAGCAGGTGGCCTTCGGCACCTCCGGTCACCGAGGGTCGAGCCTGGACAACGCGTTCAACGAGCAGCACATCTGGGCGACGACGCAGGCGATTGTGGATTACCGCCGCGAGAACAACATCGGCGGCCCCGTCTACATCGGCCGCGACACGCACGCGTTGAGCGAGCCGGCGATGGTCTCCGCGCTTGAGGTCCTCATCGCTAACGGCATCGAAGTGCTTGTCGACGCCGCGGGGCGCTACACCCCGACCCCCGCCGTCTCGCACGCGATCCTGGCGCACAACGCGAAGCTGGCCGGCGGTGTGACGGGCACCGACCCGAAGCGCGCCGACGGCATCGTGATCACCCCGTCCCACAACCCGCCGCGCGACGGCGGCTTCAAGTACAACCCGCCGTCGGGCGGCCCGGCGGACACGGACGCGACCGACTGGATCGCCGCTCGCGCGAACGACTACCTGGCCAAGGGGCTCGACGGCGTGGCGCGCACGCCGGTCAGCGGGGTGCTGGACGAGCGCGCCGGAAGGCACCCGTTCATGGACAACTATGTGGCGGACCTGCCGAACGTGGTGGACATCGATGCGATCCGCGAGTCTGGTTTGGGGATCGGCGCCGACCCGATGGGCGGGGCGAGTGTGGACTACTGGGGAGCGATCGCTGAGGCTCACAACCTCAACCTCACCGTGGTGAACCCGGAGGTGGACGCGACGTGGCGGTTCATGACGCTGGACACCGACGGCAAGATCCGCATGGACTGCTCGTCGCCTAATTCCATGGCGAGCCTGGTGGCCAACCGCGACAAGTACGACATCGCCACAGGAAACGACGCGGACGCGGACCGCCACGGCATTGTCACACCGGACGCGGGCCTGATGAACCCGAATCACTACCTCGCGGTGGCAATCGAGTACCTGTTCTCCCACCGCGAGGGCTGGGGCGAGGACACCGCCGTGGGCAAGACGCTGGTGTCGTCCTCGATGATCGACCGGGTGGTCGCCTCGCTGGGCCGCGAGCTCGTCGAGGTTCCCGTCGGCTTCAAGTGGTTCGTGCCGGGGCTTATCGACGGCACCGTCGGCTTCGGCGGCGAAGAATCCGCTGGAGCCTCCTTCCTGCGCAAGGACGGGACAGTGTGGTCGACGGACAAGGACGGTCTGATCATGGACCTGCTCGCGTCCGAGATCACTGCAGTGACGGGCAAGACCCCGTCCCAACGCTACGCGGAGCTCGAGGCCGAATTCGGCGCGCCTGTTTACGCCCGTACCGACGCCGAGGCGAACCGCGAACAGAAAGCGACGTTGAAGAAGCTCTCCCCGGACCAAGTGGAGGCCACCACTCTCGCCGGCGACGAGATCACCGCGAAGCTTACCGAGGCCCCCGGCAACGGAGCCGCCATCGGCGGGCTGAAGGTCACCACCGACAACGCCTGGTTCGCCGCCCGCCCGTCCGGCACGGAGGACAAGTACAAGATCTACGCTGAGTCATTCAAGGGGCAGGAACACCTGGAGCAGGTGCAGCAAGAAGCGCAGGACGTCGTCCGCGCAGTGCTCGGTGAGTAG
- the nrdE gene encoding class 1b ribonucleoside-diphosphate reductase subunit alpha: MSDTLGKTVAEPVDQSEQLDYHALNALLNLYDENGQIQFDKDREAANQYFLQHVNQNTVYFHDLEEKIDYLVENKYYEPETIEKYEWSFIKDTFKRAYSYKFRFKSFLGAYKYYTSYTLKTFDGRRYLERFEDRVSMTALFLADGDEALATSLVDEIMTGRFQPATPTFLNAGKAQRGELVSCFLLRIEDNMESIGRAINSSLQLSKRGGGVALLLSNIRESGAPIKHIENQSSGVIPVMKLLEDSFSYANQLGARQGAGAVYLNAHHPDILSFLDTKRENADEKIRIKTLSLGVVIPDITFELAKRNDDMYLFSPYDVERVYGVPFADISVTEKYEEMVEDPRIRKSKINARQFFQTIAEIQFESGYPYIMFEDTANRANPVKIGRVNMSNLCSEILQVNTPSVLNEDLTYAELGNDISCNLGSLNIAMSMDSDDFSRTVETAIRGLTAVADKTSIDSVPSVREGNDASHAIGLGQMNLHGYLGREHIDYGSEEGLDFTNAYFAAVLYECIKASHAIAVEKGEAFEGFERSEYATGEFFDRYNPSDFQPKTERVKELFANSSAQPPTAEQWAQLKEEVARDGIYNRYLQAVPPTGSISYINNSTSSIHPIASKIEIRKEGKIGRVYYPAPHMDNENIDFFKDAYEIGYEKIIDTYAVATKYVDQGLSLTLFFKDTVTTRDLNRAQIYAWRKGIKTLYYIRLRQMALEGTEIEGCVSCML, translated from the coding sequence GTGTCCGACACCCTGGGTAAGACTGTTGCCGAGCCGGTCGACCAGTCCGAACAGCTCGATTACCACGCGCTGAACGCGCTTTTGAATCTCTACGACGAGAACGGCCAGATCCAGTTCGACAAAGACCGTGAGGCGGCGAACCAATACTTCCTCCAGCACGTCAACCAGAACACGGTCTACTTCCACGACTTGGAAGAGAAGATCGATTACCTGGTGGAGAACAAGTACTACGAGCCGGAGACGATTGAAAAGTACGAGTGGTCCTTTATTAAGGACACGTTCAAGCGGGCCTATTCGTACAAATTCCGTTTCAAGTCTTTCTTGGGCGCGTACAAGTACTACACGTCGTACACGTTGAAGACGTTCGACGGCCGCCGTTACCTCGAGCGGTTCGAGGATCGGGTGTCCATGACCGCGTTGTTCCTCGCCGACGGTGATGAGGCACTGGCGACCTCGCTGGTGGATGAAATCATGACGGGCCGTTTCCAGCCCGCCACCCCGACGTTCCTCAACGCCGGCAAGGCGCAGCGCGGCGAGCTTGTCTCCTGTTTCCTGCTGCGCATCGAGGACAACATGGAGTCCATCGGTCGCGCCATCAACTCGTCGCTGCAGCTGTCCAAGCGCGGCGGGGGAGTGGCGTTGCTGCTGTCCAATATCCGCGAGTCGGGCGCCCCGATCAAGCACATTGAGAACCAGTCGTCCGGTGTCATCCCCGTGATGAAGCTGCTGGAGGACTCTTTCTCCTACGCCAACCAGCTCGGTGCGCGCCAGGGTGCCGGCGCGGTGTACCTCAACGCGCACCACCCGGACATTCTGTCCTTCCTGGACACGAAGCGCGAGAACGCCGACGAGAAGATCCGCATCAAGACGCTCTCCCTCGGCGTGGTCATCCCGGACATCACCTTCGAGCTGGCCAAGCGCAACGACGACATGTACCTGTTCTCCCCGTACGACGTGGAGCGGGTCTACGGCGTCCCGTTCGCCGACATTTCTGTCACGGAGAAATACGAGGAAATGGTCGAGGACCCGCGAATCCGCAAGTCCAAGATCAACGCCCGCCAGTTCTTCCAGACCATCGCGGAGATCCAGTTCGAGTCGGGCTACCCGTACATCATGTTCGAGGACACGGCGAACAGGGCGAACCCGGTGAAGATCGGCCGCGTGAACATGTCCAACCTGTGCTCCGAGATCCTGCAGGTGAATACGCCGTCCGTGCTCAATGAGGACCTGACGTACGCGGAGCTGGGCAACGACATCTCCTGCAACCTGGGCTCGCTCAATATCGCCATGTCGATGGATTCGGACGACTTCTCTCGGACGGTCGAGACGGCTATCCGCGGCCTCACCGCCGTTGCGGACAAGACGTCGATTGATTCGGTGCCGTCCGTACGCGAGGGCAATGACGCCTCCCACGCGATCGGTCTGGGCCAGATGAACCTGCACGGCTACCTCGGCCGCGAGCATATCGACTACGGCTCGGAGGAAGGCCTGGACTTTACCAACGCCTACTTCGCCGCCGTGCTCTACGAGTGCATCAAGGCGTCACATGCGATCGCGGTGGAGAAGGGTGAAGCGTTCGAGGGCTTCGAGCGCTCCGAGTACGCCACCGGAGAATTCTTCGACCGCTACAACCCGTCAGACTTCCAGCCGAAGACGGAGCGGGTCAAGGAGCTGTTCGCCAACTCCTCCGCGCAGCCGCCGACCGCGGAGCAGTGGGCGCAGCTCAAGGAAGAGGTCGCGCGCGACGGCATTTACAACCGTTACCTTCAGGCTGTCCCGCCGACCGGTTCGATCTCCTACATCAACAACTCCACCTCGTCGATCCACCCGATCGCCTCCAAGATCGAGATCCGCAAGGAAGGCAAGATCGGCCGCGTCTACTACCCGGCGCCGCACATGGACAACGAGAATATCGATTTCTTCAAGGACGCCTACGAGATCGGCTACGAGAAGATCATCGACACCTATGCGGTGGCCACGAAGTACGTCGACCAGGGACTGTCACTCACGCTTTTCTTCAAGGACACTGTGACCACGCGTGACCTCAACCGCGCGCAGATCTACGCGTGGCGCAAGGGTATCAAGACCCTCTACTACATCCGCCTGCGCCAGATGGCGCTGGAAGGAACCGAGATCGAAGGCTGCGTGTCCTGCATGCTGTAA
- the nrdF gene encoding class 1b ribonucleoside-diphosphate reductase subunit beta, protein MICVTDAHDYDSYLESHDKPVKAINWNSIPDEKDLEVWDRLTGNFWLPEKIPVSNDIPSWRTLSEYEQTATMRVFTGLTLLDTVQGTVGAVSLLPDAKTLHEEAVLTNIAFMESVHAKSYSNIFMTLASTPQINDAFRWSEENEAMQRKAKIILSYYQGDDPLKRKIASTLLESFLFYSGFYLPMYWSSHSKLTNTADIIRLIIRDEAVHGYYIGYKYQRGVQEETQLRRDELKEYTFDLLYDLYDNETQYTEDIYDPLGWTEDVKRFLRYNANKALNNLGYEGLFPADETRVSPAILASLSPNADENHDFFSGSGSSYVIGKAEDTQDDDWDF, encoded by the coding sequence ATGATCTGCGTGACTGACGCGCACGACTACGACTCGTACTTGGAATCCCACGATAAGCCCGTGAAGGCGATCAACTGGAACTCCATTCCCGACGAGAAAGACTTGGAAGTCTGGGACCGTCTGACGGGCAACTTCTGGCTACCCGAGAAGATCCCGGTGTCCAACGACATCCCGAGCTGGCGCACGCTCAGCGAATACGAGCAGACGGCGACGATGCGCGTGTTCACCGGCCTGACCTTGCTGGACACCGTCCAAGGCACAGTCGGCGCTGTCTCGTTGCTGCCGGACGCTAAAACGCTGCATGAAGAGGCCGTGTTGACCAACATCGCCTTCATGGAGTCCGTGCACGCTAAGAGCTACTCCAACATCTTCATGACGCTGGCGTCCACCCCACAGATCAACGACGCGTTCCGCTGGTCCGAGGAGAACGAGGCCATGCAGCGCAAGGCGAAGATCATCCTCAGCTACTACCAGGGGGACGATCCGCTGAAGCGGAAGATTGCGTCCACCCTGCTGGAGTCCTTCCTCTTCTACTCCGGTTTCTACCTGCCCATGTACTGGTCCAGCCACTCCAAGCTGACCAACACCGCCGACATCATTCGCCTGATCATCCGCGATGAAGCTGTACACGGTTACTACATCGGCTACAAGTACCAGCGCGGTGTGCAGGAGGAGACACAGCTGCGCCGCGACGAGTTGAAGGAGTACACCTTCGACCTGCTCTATGATCTGTACGACAACGAGACCCAGTACACAGAGGACATTTACGATCCGCTGGGTTGGACCGAGGATGTCAAGCGCTTCCTGCGCTACAACGCGAACAAGGCCTTGAATAACCTCGGCTACGAAGGGCTGTTCCCGGCGGACGAGACTCGTGTGTCGCCGGCGATCCTCGCTTCGCTGTCCCCGAACGCCGACGAGAACCACGACTTCTTCTCGGGCTCCGGTTCCTCCTACGTCATCGGCAAGGCTGAGGACACTCAGGACGACGACTGGGATTTCTAG
- the nrdI gene encoding class Ib ribonucleoside-diphosphate reductase assembly flavoprotein NrdI gives MLVVYFSSATGNTHRFVEKLGLPSARIPLRRTDAPLKVDQPYVLLCPTYGGGVSLNHENSRPVPVQVIRFLNDETNRNLLRGVIAGGNSNFGPDFCKAGDVIAAKTGAPYLYRFELMGSEEDVEMVRENLVGNAHKLGLEPLTAHEREVLEVRRAETSESAQRLARLRARYQTV, from the coding sequence ATGTTGGTCGTCTACTTTTCTTCCGCGACGGGCAATACGCATCGCTTTGTAGAGAAGCTCGGTCTTCCCAGCGCCCGGATTCCACTGCGCCGCACAGATGCTCCGCTCAAGGTGGATCAGCCCTATGTGCTGCTTTGCCCGACATATGGCGGCGGGGTCTCGTTGAACCACGAGAATTCTCGTCCGGTTCCGGTGCAGGTGATCCGTTTCCTGAACGATGAAACGAACCGGAACCTGCTGCGCGGCGTCATCGCCGGAGGCAACTCGAATTTCGGTCCTGACTTCTGCAAGGCCGGAGATGTCATTGCCGCCAAGACAGGGGCACCGTACCTGTACCGCTTCGAGTTGATGGGCTCGGAGGAGGACGTGGAGATGGTGCGCGAGAACTTGGTGGGCAACGCGCATAAGCTCGGCCTTGAACCGCTCACCGCGCATGAGCGTGAGGTGCTTGAGGTGCGTCGGGCGGAGACGTCGGAAAGCGCCCAGCGGCTTGCCCGGCTGCGCGCCCGTTACCAAACTGTTTAG